The sequence below is a genomic window from Lolium perenne isolate Kyuss_39 chromosome 4, Kyuss_2.0, whole genome shotgun sequence.
TAGTGCCAAACCTCCTAAAGGTAGATGTACTTCCTTTGGGAACGAACTACTGTAAACATATCGCGTCTCGTTTCCGTTTGCTCCCCAATTGTTTTTCTACCTCTCTATCTTGCTCCTTTACTTGTTTTTTTCATTCCCTTGTTTGCATCACATCATATAGGTTCATCCTTAATTTACTATCAGGTTGTCACCTTTAGTTTATGCTTTGGCATTAAAAACTAAAGAAGACTAAAAATTTAAGTAGCGTGTATTCAGCCCCCATGTAGTCGCTCATAggtcattcaattggtatcagagctaagtTCTCATAGGCCTGCGAGTTTGAATTTGAAATCAAACTCGGTGCACGACTCACACATGCGTGTTTGAGACCTAATTGATTAAGACTCGGTAACCGACTGTTAATGATAGTGGTTGGTTAATAAGTCACGAGTCAGATTAGAATATCTGGAATTTAGAGTCTCACGAGATGGCCTCAATATGCATTATGAGTGGCACCACTTATAAGATAGAGAAATAGAGGGCGGAATAGCTTCTAACCCTGAATTTCTTACATTTCTATCAGAGCGAAGGTTTCGTCTCCGGCGATGCATGCAGAGTTCCGTTGGGTACTATGTCGTCTGTCATGTCCGCCCCCACTTAGTTTTGTTCCTGTGTATCTATATGTTTTCTCTTGGTTCCGGGCTTTATTCCGTTGTCACATCACGCCTCCATGCTCCTATGTCTGTTCTTGATTGGGGATTCCTCTGTGTTGCCTGTAATCCGGTGCCGACGTGTTGAGATATGTTGCGCGTTTGTGCGCTAAGTCGCTAAGGGCGCGATTGGTAGCTCGTATGGAGGCCAATCAGATCTTGGGGAACTGAAAATGTCATGATTGGATGAAATGGGTTGCAGCCGCATTATAGCCGGCACGCGTGTCAAAGCACCTCCAGGCCAGGCCCATGAGGAACACCTGAATCAGCTGTTTTCCAGAGCCAACCTCTTATGTGGCTCCCAACAGCGAAAAGGCTATTTCGACGACAGCCAAAAGGCGTCAACGCCTGCACGCGTTGGTGCGACCATGGAGATGACGCGGGGCGGGCTCCGGCACGCAAGAGAGAAAAGGGAGCGTGAGGATTTCGTGAGTGACCTTATTCGTGAGATCCCTCCGAACTTTTTCAAACGGAAGCAATATTTCTCAGAGCGGAACGAGAATTCCGATTTTCAGAATTACCGGCCAAAAAAAGAAACCTGATCCCACCATTCCTTTTGTGCGTTACCTGTTTCCAATTGCTTGTTGGACTGCAGGAGTCCTGGTTATTTCCGATTGGGTAGCAGACATATGCAGGTGATTTGGATTGGCAGGCGATCTTATACACGATTACGATTGCATACGGTTTGTTTTCACGGCCGGCACCGGAAGGGAGGGAGGAGAGTCCGTAGGCTCGCCAATTCCCTCCATAGACTGACTTCTATTCGTGGAGCGTCCATAAGAGCGTGGATGCGGTATTAAGTATTAACCCACCGTCCACAGCCCAGGTCTAGTCGCCATGGATCCAAGCAAGGTCAGCGGCGCCACAAGCAACTTCACCGGCGACGCCGAGCACGAGGTCGCCTCCTTCGTCCAGGACGCGATGCGCCTCGGCGACCCCTTGCCGCCGATGCAAGAGCAGCTGCAGGATGGGTACCACGTGGAGACGTCGCTCCGCTACGCCTACGCGGGGATGCAGCGTCACGCAGACGCGGCCCTGCCCGCCTTGCCGCCGGCGCTCCAGCGGAGGAGGCCGGATGCAAGAGTTCCAGGCCGTGCGACAGTTGTGGCCGCAAACGATGCAGCCCGCCTACTACCCGTACGAGTCCTCCTCGAGCCGCGCAGGGCAGGTCGGGTTCGCCGCCGCCAGTTACGATTCTTTCGTCCCCACAGACACAGAGTCCGACCCGGCCTCGTCGCCGTACAGTCTGAGCGCCGGCGCCATCCAATACCAGCCTGCGAGCAGCAACACCAGCACCAGCCAGTACTACTACCAGACACATCACGCTGTCCCCCACCGCTCTACCGACGCCTCGTACGTGCCGGACTACACGAGAGGAAGAACAAGAACCGTCATCCACCCCAGCGGCATCCCGTCAGCTCAACCGGTCAGGTGGCAGCCCCGGACGCTAGAGGAGACCCGGTCGGCGCTGCTCAGCGGTGCCCCGATGGATCTGCAGCTGGTGACGTTCCCCGACTCGGCGGCACACGTCGTCGACCTGCTCCTCCACCACAATGCGGACGGAGGAGTGCGCCGACGATGACCAGGAGCGTATCCGGCTCAGCGTGCTCGCCGGGGTGAGGCGCCGCGTGCACGACTTGATGGATAGCAGGGAGGGCCACGAGGTGCTGGTGGCGCTGCTGCGCGCCTGCGCTGGGCGGCACGCCGAGGTCCACGCCCTCGTCCATGCCGCCCTCGGGCGCCAACGCCACGCGCTGCTGCGACTCACCAACCACGGCTACTGGTACGAAAActtgcacgcacgcacgcacgcatttTTTGTCCTTAAACTAAATAGTAAAGGCTATTTTGATCAAAAAGCTTAACTGAACCGGCCGACGCCCGTGGTACGCATGCAATGCAGGGAGACGTGTCTGAAGGAGCTGatgacggcggcggcgccgtATCACAATCTGTGCGCGGCGCTGGTGCACCGCTTCCTGTCCGAAGGCGTGATGGAGCACGCCAATGGGGACCAACTCCTCCGGCACTGCTTCGCCACCATGCCTTACCAGCATACCATGGTAAGACAAACTCACTACTCCTTCCGATCTAAATTACTACATTTAGGTAAAATGTTGCATGAAATCTAACCATTCTTTAAATCTATAATAACAAGTTACTTGGATCGGAGGGAGTCACTAGATCCATTCAAAGTTAGTGGTGTCAACTAACACAAACGATCGACTCTGGAATTGGATACAAATACAGGTTCTAGTGGAGCACGCTTTGATCAACATGGGCGACATGCTGGAGTCGGTGTCGGGGTCCAAGTGCCTGGTGGAGTGCTACGCGGCAGCCCGGGGCGAGCAGCTCCGGGCATTCCAGGAGACCCTCCTCACGCACGCCCACATCATCGCCATGGGCGAGCACAGCAACTACTTCATGCAGCATGCCCTAGAGCACGGTGACGTCGAGACGAGGCGAAGGCTCCTGGACCGCCTCCTCGGGGACGGCGGCGGACTCGTGGAGCTGGCCCTCGACTGCTACGGGAGCTACGTCGCGGAGGCCTGCTTCCAGAGGACAGGGATGCCCTGCCGCGTGCTCGCCGCCCTGCTGCGCCTCCACGACACGCAGCTCGCCTGGCTGGTGCGGGGCAAGTACTCCAACTATGTCGTCCACAAGCTGCTCGACTTCTGCAAACACGTGAGTACTCCTAGTCTTCTTCTCGTCGATCTAGCTCCTATCATATATGTGTGCGTCTCTGAATCAACTCATTCTGCGCGCGTGCAGACATTCCCCGTGGAGACGATGAACCTGGCGTGGCGCATCGAGGCGCTGCCGCGGCACGTCACGGACGATATGtatgccaggaaggtgatgagggTCATCAAGAACCTCTTCCCTCCTCGATACAACCGGATGTATCATGCCTAGTTCTCTAGTTGATCCTCTGTCTGTCCGCCCATGCTACACCCTAATCTGATGTTGATACTATATAGCTTGTGTAGCGTCTTGTAGGAGAGCTGTCTTATGTCTGTCTTGCGGCAATCGAAGGTCGCGTGTGTTGGTTTAATTTGTCTGTTTGGTTTGTAACGGTGTCAAGTTAACTTGGGTCGTCTGTGTGTGTGCTTGTGTATGTCCTAGCTAATATGTTGGACGGTGGGCACAACGTCTTTGTATCAACTAAACTATACATAACCATTCTATTTCATAGACATGATCACAAAGATCCTAAGACAGCAAGACTTGAAAGGTCAAAAGTTGTGTCATCTGGCACAATGATGGTCAATCAGGGTATTTGCTTTGGCTCGCCCAGCTCCAGCTGAAAACAAAAGCCGGATCTTAGCCAAGCTCACAGATGTGCCCATAGTCATTCAGCCAGCGGAAGGTAGTACTGTGTGACAAGTACCCACTACCTGTTTATTAATCCTTACAGTACCTGATGAACCAAAAAAAGAACGCAAAATATGTACTTGGTTACAAGGTATCGCAGTATCAGTATCTACCATAATTTTGCTGGGATTTTCTTTTACTTACAAGGGCAAGAAAGATGCCACTGAAAGTGCGCATGCTGACAAAATTCAGCCTCAATTCTAGACTTTGCAATGTCAGTGGGGTTCCTGCCTTCCTGGGAATGTGTACAACGCGGCAGCTACTTACATACATATACATGTGTGTGTGTTTCTTCTCCTCCCCTATTTTTCTGTATgaacaatggaatcgaaaaacagCAACAAGCAGCTCAGCCGTTCGAGGTGAGCAGATCCAGGTACACGTCGAACCCCTGCGTCGACACGCTCCGCTTCAGCTTATCCAGGGCCCGGTTCTGGAGCTGCCGGATCCTCTCCTTCGACAGCCCGTACATGTCCCCGATCACGTGGAGGGTCTTGGGCTCGCCGTCGTAGATCCCAAAACGGTGCTCGATGATCTCCTTCTCCCTGGTGCTCAGGATGCCCAGGAAGTCACGCACCTGCTGCCTCATCATCATCCTGTCCATGACGAGGTCGGGAGGCTCGATGTTCGGGTCTTCCGTAATCTCCTGCGGTGTTAAATATCAAAGCTCAGTTGATTCAGTCATGCAGCCATTTAGACCCTGATGGTAACTGAACATCGTGTTGCAACCCTGGCAGCCTACTTTCGAATTTGACTGTATTACTACTGCGGTGCATATTCCAGGTTTCCAGGATAAGCTTTTGGAAAAACCTGATATTTTTGCACAACAATTGATTTATTAATAATACAACAAAAAAATTCAAGAGTGATCAATTATACAGTCAAAAGTGCTCTGTTCCGCAGTTGTGAACCATATAAGTGAATCATTGGTTTAAAAAATCACGTTGTACAGTACTACTGTTTTTGGAGGCAGGTCCATAGAACGAGAATAAAAATAGGACCTATTGTGATACTATTACTGTTGTCTTCTTCGCTAATCTATTATGATTTATGAAGGTTGCAGGACATGGTAGTACCTGGAACGTGACAGCATCGTTGGACCAAACCTGATCTTGCATCGACTGTGGTTTTCTGGTTTTCGCTTTGAGTTTTGCCAGCTTCTCAATCGTGATGCCGGCACGCCTAGCTACATTTAGATTAGTAGGCTGCTCCCCTTCCAAGATGCACTCCAGCCTTGCTTTCCCCACCTTTTTAAGACGTGCATAGACACTCTCCTGCGATTATAGCACAAGAAAACAAGGTCACACCACCGCACCAGAAAATTTGTAGCTCCCAGAAAATAGTAATGCCAGATTAAATGAAATCGTCTACTCAAACTTGGATTCAGGACATGGTAAATTCAGGTCATACCGGCAACCGAATCAATCTTGAGTGCTTGAAGATAGACTTTTTAATAGCTTGACGTATCCACCAATAGGCATATGTCGGGAACCTACATCCCTTGCCCGGATTGAATTTCTCAAAGGTCTTCATCAACCCACAGCATCCGTCCTAAAAtcaataaacatttacaacatggAACATGATGTCAAATATAGGTTCTGCAGGAGCAATGTAACAGAGTGAAAACCTGAACAAGGTCCTCGATGTCAAGGCCATATCCCTGGTACTTCCTAGCTACATGTATCACAAGCCGGAAGTTGGAGCGAGCCATCTTCTCCCTGCAGCGTCTTCCGACATGTATCGAAGACTGCAGGTCCTTGCAGCTCATTCCTACGGCCTGAGCCCACTCCTGAAGAGTCGGCTCATGGCCACATTGCTCTTCTAGTCTACGTTGGGCCTCCTCTAGTTTCATAAGATTCTGCCGAAGTTACCAAATCTCTGAATTAGCAAGCTGAAATATTGTCTGGGCATCAAGTACAGGATACAAAAAAAAAGGACAGGATACAAGGTGTTCTAAGGCGTTCTAGAGGAAGAAAAATAGGAACTGATAAAAGGCATGCCTGTATCTGACTGAACAAGTGTTTCTCTTCCTTTGCCGTCAAGAATTCTGTGGTCTCTGGATCCCGTAGGAACAACCTGAATGGCTCGTCCGGCCCCAGAACTCTGCCATACTTCTTCGACTTGTCCTTCCTGGAGTCGGCAACGCCGCACTGAACATCACCGCTTGATGCTCGAGGAGCATTGCGTTTCTTGGACCTTCTCTCGCGCAGCCGCGTAGACCGAATGAACACCTGCCCATTGCCCAACAGCTTCTCGTATGGGTGCGACTCCACACTGGTGGAAAGCATCAAGCTGGGTGGCACTTCCAGTTGGGTAGCAGAAGTGTCTGTTTCATCTGCTAGAAACGCCACCTTCTGCATCAAAGAAGCTGAGGTTGCGCCGAGACCCAGTCGCGGACCTGATTCCGGTGACGACGTTGAAGTGCTCAAGAGAGTAGAAGTGTCCTTTTCACTGCCAATGTTTATTCAGCTGGGTTCAGAACACAAGGAGAAACAATTTGGGCACAGGAACGCAATTAGAGACTGCACATCATTACCCAAATGCCTGCTGGTAAATCACTTGCCGCTGCAGGTCTCGCAGGTAGCTCTCGAACTCGCCCTCTGCCCCCTCCTCTTCGCCTTTGAGCCTCGTCTTCCCTTGGGTGTGCTGCTCCAGAGCCTTAAGAGGAGAACATGTAAGAAACTGAATAAATCAGCACTGCCAACCATTCATTTAAGTGAATGATCCTCTTTCTACGCGCATTTAGCTAAGCTGTCGTGGATGGATGGATGGACGGGCAACCAACCATGTCCAGCAGGAACTCCAGCAAGGCCTTCTCGCCCTTGAGCGACACCGAGCCTTGGACAGCCTGCTCCTCGGCGGCCACCAGCGACGGCGAGTAGTGGCACGCCGTGGACGCCCGGCCGGCGTTGTCGTGTATCATTGGAACTGCCATGTTAAACCAGAGCAGCGTGAGAGCCAGTATACCAGAATCAGAGGAAGGCAAGAGCGTGTATGTATAAAGATGTACGTACCTGAGGTGCGCGAGGGGGATGGGGAGGAGGCGGCGCCCCTGAAGTTTGGAGAGGAGGTggggaagaggggcgacgagaggAGGCTCCGGCTGGAATTCATGGAGGGGAGCCAGGATCCTGGGCGAGGCTGGCTGGAAGAAGAAGCTGAGCGCACTTTGTCTGGTTCAGTGTCCTCCCCTCCTATCCGTTTTCATCAGAGGTCAGCTATTTATTGGTCAGGCAGATGGTGGTGACTCGATCAGCAGATCAGCCATGGCTTCCTTCCCTTTTTACTACCTACTCCTATGCTCCAGCTGAGCTTCAGTCCAGCTGAGGAGAGCAGTGAGCAGCAGCAGCCGATTGATTTTGATATGGAGGAGGCCAGGATAAGGCGAGCGAGCAGCGCCATGGATTTTCTCTGCCACGCCGACCCCACACACTGTCACGTCGGTGATTCACTCCATTATTTCTAAATATTATACTGTACAGTAATCAAGATTGAAACTTGATTTACTTCACCTGCAAGCTCGATCTCGCCGGGATGCGCCGCGCCGTCCCGCTCGTCCTCGGCCTCGACGGGACCCTCGCTGCAGGTGGGCGACGCTTCACGGCGGACGGCGTGGCGGCGTACGCGGCGGTGAGTGGCGACCGCAACCCGGTGCACCTGGACGACGCCTTCGCCCGCTCCGAATCCGCCGGCGCCGCGTTACGGCGCGGCTGCCTCGTCCACGCCATGCTCGCCGCCTCCATCCATGTTCCCCGCCCTCATCGCCTCCCATCATCCCTCTCTGGCATTCCGCTAGTACCAAATTAAGATCCTCACGCTCTTGCGACCTGctagattataaaagcagtgacaACTCCTGTGGTAACACAACTCTGCCATGTTGGTCTAACTGAATTCACTCGAAAAATCAATTTTTTTTATGTCCGAATTCTGAACCTCACCAAACAGTAATTACCACCAGAGCAACACAGCAGAATGAGACGTCAGACCAGGCCACATAGACATCGCCAACTTCACAAGGGCGCCTTTGGCTCTCACGTGCCCCGTAGTTTTTGGGTGTTTGGATGCCCGGTCGTCTCCACATTGTTGCACAGCATGGGTTATAAAGCAACTTTGGGACAGATCTGGAAGAAACGTCCACTTTGACCGTTTTTCTAGGGATAGGCTCAGACGCAACGAAAATTGACAACGCCGTTTTTTCAGGCGCTCGGCTGCAGCATAGCGCGAGAAGGCGAAATCCTAGCGGCGTTGCGCGGCAAAGGTAGGGGTAACCTCCCTCTTCGGTTACCCTCTTTATTAGCCCCTTCCTAAAATTTTCATTTTCCCAATTTTCGCACCGGCGGCGGCTGTGGCAACCGAGATCTGGCATTGCGCATCTGACCCTGGCCGTGGGCTGGATGAGGAGCTCCTCCCTTCAGTCTCCGGCGCCAAACCAGGGTCGTTgtttgtcgttgcctattcgacggtactccagaggagggatcctcaaggagggaagaagaagtaggggctatAGGGCAGAgactcctcgggacggtggtacgcgatttacccagattcggaacacctgcacgatgacagggcctactgctgcttgtctggaattatctgggcgctttcgcgttgttacaatgagttgtggttctgcctctagggctcccaggatccggcttataaaggcgcacggatctagggtttacatggagagtcctagccggaatacaagttgcttaACTACGGATTactacattgccgtgcacgtcaaggatccgcctttccttatacgtcgtaccggatccggctaCCCTTGATGGGTCAGGCCGGATCCGACTCCCAGGGTCGGTtggtggatccggctccttgttcctgagctggacttcatccttcttgatctacagcaattgggccgcccgatgggccatatgccaccatcaccgtctatgggccacccgggcttgccggatccaggcactgtcgatggtacgcctatgaagtatacccacaacattgTTTCTAGTCACGGCGGAGCccgtctccgacttccgaccgtcTCCATCGTCTGCCATGACAGAGGTAAGGGGAAACTCCTCTGCTCTATTGTAGTGTTAGATTCATGTTGGTAGAATTTGTTGGGTTCGATAAGAGCGTTCGTAATGCTTAGATCTTGTTTGAGTAGACCGACCAGCTCTAGTTTGTGCACCACGCCGCAGCACTCATCATTTGCATACAAGCCTGGATCTCGATGGTGCACAAGAGAGCAGTTAGGCATGTTGCTTTTCCTCCTGTCATGTACGGTCCTATGTTACAATAAAATCAGGAGAGGATGGCCAACCTGAACTACACATCTACAACTGCAACGATCTAGATGTTATCCAGATGCTTCGGATGAGAAGAGCCCCTTTCTATGCACATGTGAAAACGTTTAGGGATAGAAGCCTGCTGGTTGGTAGCATCCACACATCTGTTCAAGAACAAGTCGCAATATTTCTTCATGTCGTGAGTCATAATCAGAGGTTCAGAGTCATCCATAGCACATTTAGGCGATCCACGGATACTGTCTCTCGGTACTTCCAGCAGGTGTTATATGCTGTTGGGGAGCTCATAGGTGAAATGATCAAGCCAACATCAATGAACACACCACCCAACATCAAGAACAGCTACAGGTGGTTCATGTATTTCAGGGTGAGTACAAAATCATGTTCGTTCTATTTATCAGATGTGTGGTACTGTCAGAAATATGACTGTGTGCTAATTGTTAGACAGGATTGCATTGGGGCTATTGATGGTATTCATGTGACTGCAAAGGTACCGAGATCAATGTCTGCAGCATTCCGCGGGGGTAAGCACTACACCAGCCAAAACGTGCTAGCAGGTGTGGATTTCGATATGAGGTTCACATACGTGCTTGCTGACTGGGAGGGTTCAGCTCATGATACAAGCATCATGTCGGATAGCTTGGCAAGGTCTGATGGGTTGCAAATCTTTGAGGGTAAGTTCTTCCTTGGAGATGCTGGATATGCATGCCGACCTGGTATTCTAACTCccttcaggaaaacaaggtaccACCTCAACGAGTTTACGACAAGGAACCAACCTTAGAATGCGAAAGAGTTGTTCAATCTGAGACACCCAAGCCTTAAAGTCACCACTGATAGGACCTTTGCTGCATTGAAGAACAGGTTTAAGGTCATTTGACAAAGAGATATTCTTACCTACATTAATGCTAGTGTTGAAAGATTACAATTCTTTAGATATAGGCACTCAAACCTTGATTCGCCATATTGATTTTGGATCTTCTCTCATGGTTGCCGTGAAAAGTATTATCCTTGCAGTTTTTTTTGTTCCGGCTGCTATGTTTTTGATAATGGTGATTCGTATTCTCAGCTCTCCAACTACGTCGACAAGACTGGTCGGTTGTTATTTCctgacatactggtgttggtacttttGTCAATGTTGATTGTCTATTTTAATAGTTGCATGCGCGCTCACGAAATCTTGCCATTGAAGTTTAaattaaaattatgggagaacatACGTTGGTATTTGTAGATGTATGGATTGTTATCTATGTTTGGATGTTTTCAGAGAAATACAAAATTGTGTCATGGAAAAAAGtagtttgaaaatctcaaagattTGTTAGTATATTTTAAAATTTAATTTATATTCGTTGCATACAGCTTGTGTATCTCTATCACAGACTATTTGTTGGTACATTTTTTaaaagagcatatattaatatcgcggagataccaattacatccggTCTCTGCAATAACATCATGCCCTAATGGCataaaggatgcacacaaccaaaaaagatagaagaattacaaaaaaaaagTTCCGCTACAGAGATCGAAAACTCGAAATAGCAACActgacaccaccaagacaacaccagaagatcagcttctccataagcgatggctccaagaaggaaacagtgcacaaacGATGTTGTCGCCCGATCAcagatcttagattttcaccctgaagaaagtcctctctctctcaaaacaatgccttcaacaagaacattgccaggcacaaccaattaaggccagaccttggattttcatcctGAAAAATAGAACTCTAAACTTCTCCTGTGTAGTCGCCCCCACATACAAGTCATTGTTCGAAGTCACGAAACTCTATGCCAATTCCACCTCACCACTAATATCCGACCACCGTtactcactactaggaaaacccttaccgccggcgcaccatttTGGCCTACTGCGGGCGCACCCGAGCCCGCCGGTGCAAACAGGCCGGTGATAACTGGCTACTGCTGGcgcaccggcctgtgcgccggcggtagctcagttactgccggcgcacaggGCTTGCTTCGCCGGCAATGAGGTGTACCGCTAGCGCACGtgcagctgcgccggcagtaggtgcTGTCAGCAGTGGCGCGTGcgctgtgcgccggcagtaggggatggaggtgcgccggcggtataaTCCGAAAATTCAATTTTTACAGCATTTTCCAGCGTATTACAATGCATATTTATATCATCCAATACAATAGATATTTATACAGCAGTACATGCAATATgaaaagcacatagagagccaagtctcatttcggtatcaatacacaaataggcaagtctcgtttcgaaatgttgattcatacaacatacatgcaacaccgaacgacgaagtttcacaaagttagaagtctcggtacatagtcgtcacaagtgtcgtcatacacctcacaatgtagctactaacctaaactacaatcacataaaaCATGACCATAGTCACGATgagcatcatcacgaaggccatggtcttcatccggttcctcctcatgtccctcatctctcccgctagataacgcgcgtatcttccttccgcctccaccctagtggggtatcccttgtagttgttgccgctgaagcggtgcacctgtctccgacagtcctcccagtcgtcgtagactccaggaaccctccccttgtacacgacatatgtcgtcggcatctctatGCACAAGACAAATAAAACGTCAGTACCAATGCAATTAACAagcgccaactcaaataagagacgagtagtatgaactaaatagcatgtgcctcatactttgttggtcgaaacaaatattaacattccgggatggtgtcagtgaggccaggtaggatgcacaagagattgata
It includes:
- the LOC127349351 gene encoding RNA polymerase sigma factor sigF, chloroplastic, whose translation is MNSSRSLLSSPLFPTSSPNFRGAASSPSPSRTSVPMIHDNAGRASTACHYSPSLVAAEEQAVQGSVSLKGEKALLEFLLDMALEQHTQGKTRLKGEEEGAEGEFESYLRDLQRQVIYQQAFGEKDTSTLLSTSTSSPESGPRLGLGATSASLMQKVAFLADETDTSATQLEVPPSLMLSTSVESHPYEKLLGNGQVFIRSTRLRERRSKKRNAPRASSGDVQCGVADSRKDKSKKYGRVLGPDEPFRLFLRDPETTEFLTAKEEKHLFSQIQNLMKLEEAQRRLEEQCGHEPTLQEWAQAVGMSCKDLQSSIHVGRRCREKMARSNFRLVIHVARKYQGYGLDIEDLVQDGCCGLMKTFEKFNPGKGCRFPTYAYWWIRQAIKKSIFKHSRLIRLPESVYARLKKVGKARLECILEGEQPTNLNVARRAGITIEKLAKLKAKTRKPQSMQDQVWSNDAVTFQEITEDPNIEPPDLVMDRMMMRQQVRDFLGILSTREKEIIEHRFGIYDGEPKTLHVIGDMYGLSKERIRQLQNRALDKLKRSVSTQGFDVYLDLLTSNG
- the LOC127297664 gene encoding uncharacterized protein, which gives rise to MDSREGHEVLVALLRACAGRHAEVHALVHAALGRQRHALLRLTNHGYWETCLKELMTAAAPYHNLCAALVHRFLSEGVMEHANGDQLLRHCFATMPYQHTMVLVEHALINMGDMLESVSGSKCLVECYAAARGEQLRAFQETLLTHAHIIAMGEHSNYFMQHALEHGDVETRRRLLDRLLGDGGGLVELALDCYGSYVAEACFQRTGMPCRVLAALLRLHDTQLAWLVRGKYSNYVVHKLLDFCKHTFPVETMNLAWRIEALPRHVTDDMYARKVMRVIKNLFPPRYNRMYHA